The Desmonostoc muscorum LEGE 12446 genome includes a region encoding these proteins:
- a CDS encoding phycobiliprotein lyase: MNHNNNDKISQEKEFLIKTFLQESNGNWCSQRRYYALPNGKIKEITKTVTMRFLDRGSPELTDLAKLHELDETAELTCGSYVEWNTVDAETGEQGSKRWTVLGSLGTTMYFGRNFPVPKLVVAEYYFRDANTIYLWTEENGALFEEELKMIGKKYRTRQTVISRGGEQQMIAQYLENIIK, from the coding sequence ATGAATCATAACAACAACGATAAAATATCTCAGGAAAAAGAATTTTTAATTAAAACATTTCTGCAAGAATCAAATGGCAACTGGTGTTCTCAGCGACGGTACTATGCACTGCCAAATGGCAAAATTAAGGAAATAACAAAAACAGTTACTATGCGCTTTCTAGATCGAGGAAGCCCTGAATTAACCGACCTAGCAAAACTGCATGAATTGGATGAAACTGCCGAACTGACTTGTGGTTCCTACGTCGAATGGAACACAGTAGATGCAGAAACAGGTGAGCAAGGTTCTAAGCGTTGGACGGTATTAGGCAGTTTGGGAACAACTATGTATTTTGGTCGCAATTTTCCTGTACCTAAGTTAGTAGTAGCTGAATACTACTTTCGAGATGCCAACACAATATACTTATGGACAGAAGAAAATGGCGCTCTTTTTGAGGAAGAATTAAAAATGATTGGTAAGAAATATCGCACCCGGCAAACTGTCATTTCCCGTGGTGGTGAACAGCAAATGATTGCTCAGTATTTGGAAAATATTATTAAATAA
- a CDS encoding DNA cytosine methyltransferase: MKEQLKRPIVIDLFAGAGGLSLGFEQAGFDVKAAVEIDPVHAVVHKFNFPHCVVLPCSITELSGKEIRERTGIGNQNIETIISGSPCQGYSYIGRRALDDPRNFLVKDFIRIVLELEPSYFVFENVKGLTVGKHKCFLSELIKTFKKNGYKIRLPWKVLNAADYGVPQRRERLFIIGAKKGFVLPKYPTQSSKSTCGTLANPILPPTPSCWDALGDLPEAEEFEELLSSDCVETEKWSNPSNYAREMRCLDDKTWHFGYKRNWNPSILTSSMRTNHSQISRARFQVTEQGKKEPISHFFKLAENGIANTLRAGTDAAHGAHTSPRPIHYSQPRCITVREMARLHGFPDWFRFHITKWHGARQVGNAVPPPLARAIGTEIIKCLGITPTTPEDVLDLGDPKLLSMNMKQATNYWELTVPIRCND; encoded by the coding sequence ATGAAAGAGCAGCTAAAAAGACCAATAGTAATAGATTTATTTGCCGGCGCAGGAGGGCTAAGTTTAGGATTTGAACAAGCTGGTTTTGATGTGAAAGCTGCTGTTGAAATCGATCCAGTTCATGCAGTTGTTCATAAGTTTAATTTCCCACATTGTGTGGTATTACCTTGTTCGATAACTGAATTATCGGGGAAAGAGATTCGGGAAAGAACTGGAATTGGCAACCAAAATATCGAAACTATAATTTCTGGTTCACCGTGTCAAGGTTACTCCTATATCGGTCGTCGAGCATTAGACGATCCCAGAAATTTTTTGGTCAAAGATTTTATCAGAATTGTCTTAGAATTAGAACCTTCTTATTTTGTTTTTGAAAATGTTAAAGGCTTAACAGTTGGGAAACATAAATGTTTTTTGTCTGAGCTAATCAAAACTTTCAAAAAAAATGGCTATAAAATCCGTTTACCGTGGAAAGTTTTGAATGCTGCTGATTATGGGGTACCACAAAGGCGAGAAAGATTATTTATCATTGGTGCAAAGAAAGGTTTTGTTTTGCCTAAGTATCCTACCCAATCTAGTAAATCAACTTGTGGGACGTTAGCCAATCCTATTTTACCTCCTACTCCTTCTTGTTGGGATGCCCTTGGAGATTTACCAGAAGCAGAAGAATTTGAGGAGTTATTATCTAGTGATTGCGTAGAAACAGAAAAATGGAGCAATCCCAGCAATTATGCACGAGAAATGAGATGTTTAGATGATAAAACTTGGCATTTTGGCTATAAAAGAAATTGGAATCCCTCTATTTTGACTTCTAGCATGAGAACTAATCATTCGCAGATTTCACGGGCTAGATTTCAAGTTACAGAACAAGGAAAGAAAGAACCTATTTCTCATTTTTTTAAACTTGCAGAAAATGGTATAGCCAACACTTTAAGAGCAGGAACTGATGCTGCTCATGGCGCACATACTTCTCCAAGACCCATTCATTATAGTCAGCCTCGCTGCATTACGGTACGGGAAATGGCACGATTACATGGGTTTCCCGATTGGTTTCGTTTTCATATTACTAAATGGCATGGTGCAAGACAGGTAGGGAATGCAGTTCCGCCACCATTAGCAAGAGCAATTGGTACAGAAATTATCAAATGCTTGGGAATTACTCCAACTACTCCTGAAGATGTTTTGGATTTGGGAGATCCCAAGCTTTTATCAATGAATATGAAACAAGCTACAAATTATTGGGAGTTGACTGTACCGATTAGATGTAATGATTAG
- the lpxB gene encoding lipid-A-disaccharide synthase, whose product MRIFISTGEVSGDLQGSLLITALKRQAVAMGLELEILALGGEKMLEAGATLLGNTSSIGSMGILEGLPYVLPTLQVQRRAIASLKQNPPDLVVLIDYIGPNLGIGTFMQQNLPHVPVVYYIAPQEWAWSLNLRNTNRLVGFTDKLLAIFPEEARYYRQQGAEVSWVGHPLVDRMQDAPSRQAARATLGIAPEQIAIALLPASRRQELKYLLPIIFQAAQTIQAKLPEVHFWIPLSLEIYRQPIEEAIKRYGLRATVLSAQQKEVFAAADLAISKSGTVNLELALLNVPQVVVYRLNPITVWLGRKFLKGSITFASPPNLVVMKPIVPEFLQEQATPENIIQAAMELLVNPSRRQQTLADYQEMRRCLGEIGVCDRAAQEILGMLPWSGE is encoded by the coding sequence ATGCGGATATTTATCAGCACTGGCGAAGTATCTGGCGATTTGCAAGGGTCGCTGCTAATTACAGCGCTCAAGCGTCAAGCTGTGGCGATGGGGTTGGAATTAGAGATTTTGGCGCTGGGTGGCGAAAAAATGCTGGAGGCTGGGGCAACTCTGCTGGGCAATACTAGTAGTATCGGCTCAATGGGTATTCTGGAAGGATTGCCTTATGTTTTGCCCACTCTCCAGGTGCAACGACGGGCGATCGCTTCCCTAAAACAAAATCCACCAGATTTGGTAGTTTTGATTGACTACATAGGTCCAAATCTGGGGATTGGCACTTTTATGCAACAAAATTTACCACACGTACCCGTGGTATATTACATTGCTCCCCAGGAGTGGGCTTGGTCATTGAATTTGCGTAACACTAACCGACTTGTTGGTTTCACAGACAAACTATTAGCAATTTTTCCAGAAGAAGCTCGTTACTATCGCCAGCAAGGGGCAGAAGTTAGTTGGGTAGGGCATCCTTTAGTTGACCGGATGCAAGACGCTCCCAGTCGCCAAGCAGCGCGTGCAACACTGGGGATTGCACCAGAACAAATTGCGATCGCTCTACTTCCCGCCTCTCGCCGCCAAGAATTAAAATATCTTTTACCAATAATTTTTCAAGCTGCCCAAACTATTCAAGCTAAATTACCTGAAGTTCATTTTTGGATTCCCCTGTCTCTGGAAATCTACAGACAGCCAATCGAGGAGGCAATTAAGCGTTACGGTTTGCGGGCTACAGTTTTATCAGCTCAACAAAAGGAAGTTTTTGCTGCTGCTGATTTAGCCATTAGCAAATCTGGTACCGTCAACTTAGAACTTGCCTTGTTAAACGTGCCGCAAGTTGTAGTTTATCGCCTAAATCCCATAACTGTTTGGTTAGGTCGTAAATTCCTCAAAGGTTCTATAACTTTTGCATCGCCACCTAATTTGGTAGTGATGAAGCCAATTGTGCCAGAATTTTTACAAGAGCAAGCCACACCAGAAAATATTATTCAAGCAGCGATGGAATTGCTAGTCAATCCCAGTCGCAGGCAGCAAACTTTGGCAGATTATCAAGAGATGCGGCGGTGTTTGGGAGAAATTGGCGTGTGCGATCGGGCTGCTCAAGAAATTTTGGGAATGTTGCCCTGGAGTGGGGAGTAG
- the lpxA gene encoding acyl-ACP--UDP-N-acetylglucosamine O-acyltransferase: MKTLIHPTAVVHPKSELHHTVQVGAYAVIGAHVKVGPETIIGAHVVLEGPCEIGAGNQIFTGAAIGMEPQDLKFVGEPTWVKIGDNNLIREYVTINRATGAGEATVIGDGNLLMAYVHIAHNCVIEDQVVIANSVALAGHVHIESRARLSGVLGVHQFVHIGRQAMVGGMARIDRDVAPYMLVEGNPARVRTLNLVGLKRSGMDAADLQMLKKAFRILYRSDLSFKDALEQLELLGDTEELQHLRRFLLLSQMPGRRGLIPGKAKKGASDES, translated from the coding sequence TTGAAAACGCTTATTCATCCAACTGCTGTAGTTCATCCCAAATCGGAACTCCACCATACAGTGCAAGTCGGTGCCTATGCTGTGATTGGAGCGCATGTCAAAGTCGGTCCTGAAACAATTATTGGCGCTCATGTGGTGCTAGAAGGGCCTTGTGAAATTGGGGCGGGAAATCAGATTTTTACAGGGGCAGCCATCGGCATGGAACCCCAGGATCTCAAGTTTGTGGGAGAACCAACCTGGGTCAAAATTGGTGATAACAACTTGATTCGTGAGTACGTGACCATTAACCGCGCTACTGGTGCTGGTGAAGCAACAGTGATTGGTGATGGTAACCTGTTGATGGCTTATGTCCACATAGCTCATAACTGCGTGATTGAAGACCAGGTAGTGATTGCCAACTCTGTGGCGTTGGCAGGTCATGTGCATATAGAGTCACGCGCCAGGCTGAGTGGGGTCTTAGGTGTCCACCAATTTGTGCATATTGGTAGACAGGCAATGGTGGGCGGTATGGCACGTATTGATCGGGATGTAGCCCCATATATGCTAGTGGAGGGAAATCCGGCGCGGGTGCGGACTCTCAACCTTGTGGGACTCAAACGGTCTGGTATGGACGCAGCAGATTTACAAATGCTGAAAAAAGCCTTCCGCATTCTCTACCGCTCTGATTTGTCGTTTAAGGATGCCTTGGAACAACTGGAATTGTTAGGGGATACTGAAGAGTTGCAGCATTTGAGGCGCTTCCTGCTACTTTCTCAGATGCCAGGAAGGCGTGGCTTGATTCCTGGGAAGGCGAAAAAAGGCGCAAGTGATGAATCGTGA
- the fabZ gene encoding 3-hydroxyacyl-ACP dehydratase FabZ, translated as MSILTQVNSSDRTTPVSTEQQGTNETTITSEIKTTFTSEEIQQLLPHRYPFLLIDKIIDYIPSKKAVGIKNVTVNEPCFQGHFPGRPLMPGVLIVEAMAQVGGIVLTQMPQAEGGLFVFAGIDKVRFRRQVIPGDQLVMTVELLWVKQRRFGKMQGIAEVDGQLACEGELMFSLVN; from the coding sequence ATGTCAATTCTTACTCAAGTGAATAGCAGCGATCGCACCACACCTGTATCTACCGAACAACAGGGCACAAATGAGACTACAATCACATCTGAGATTAAAACAACTTTCACATCTGAAGAAATTCAGCAACTGCTACCCCACCGCTACCCATTTTTACTTATAGACAAAATCATTGACTACATCCCAAGTAAAAAAGCTGTTGGCATTAAAAATGTCACAGTTAACGAACCCTGTTTCCAAGGTCATTTTCCTGGACGGCCACTGATGCCAGGAGTGCTAATTGTCGAAGCAATGGCACAAGTCGGAGGCATTGTCTTAACTCAAATGCCTCAGGCTGAAGGTGGACTGTTCGTTTTCGCTGGTATCGATAAAGTCCGCTTTCGTCGGCAAGTCATACCGGGAGATCAACTAGTAATGACGGTGGAACTGTTATGGGTAAAACAACGTCGTTTCGGTAAGATGCAAGGTATTGCCGAAGTTGACGGTCAACTCGCTTGTGAAGGCGAATTGATGTTTTCTTTAGTTAACTAA
- the lpxC gene encoding UDP-3-O-acyl-N-acetylglucosamine deacetylase: MQQHTLAAPITQTGVGLHSGVTTEVRILPTEPSSGRYFVRVDLPDMPIIPAQVAAVNHTVLSTQLGKGEVYVRTVEHLLAALSCMGVDNARIEIDGPEVPLLDGSAKVWTANIAEVGLVSQPIDNQEPLIVKEPIWVYQEDAFVCALPAPETRFSYGIDFDLDAIGNQWHSWSPTAELGDASASFAGEIAPARTFGLLHQIEHLQKTGLIKGGSLDNALVCGPEGWVNPPLRFANEPVRHKILDLVGDLSLLGNFPVAHFLAYKASHNLHIQLAKKILDLGF; this comes from the coding sequence ATGCAACAGCACACTCTAGCAGCCCCAATCACCCAGACTGGAGTGGGATTGCATAGCGGTGTGACTACAGAAGTGCGGATACTACCAACTGAGCCTAGTAGTGGACGCTACTTTGTCAGGGTAGATTTACCGGATATGCCAATAATTCCAGCCCAAGTTGCAGCGGTTAATCATACTGTTCTCTCAACTCAACTGGGGAAGGGTGAGGTATATGTTCGCACAGTAGAACATTTGTTAGCAGCGCTTTCATGTATGGGTGTGGATAACGCCCGCATTGAAATTGATGGTCCAGAAGTACCACTTTTGGATGGTTCGGCAAAGGTGTGGACAGCTAATATTGCCGAAGTTGGCTTGGTATCACAACCAATTGATAACCAGGAACCCTTAATTGTTAAAGAACCAATATGGGTTTATCAAGAAGATGCCTTTGTCTGTGCCCTCCCAGCACCCGAAACCCGCTTTAGTTACGGTATCGACTTTGACCTTGACGCCATTGGTAACCAATGGCATAGTTGGTCACCAACGGCTGAATTAGGAGATGCTTCTGCTAGCTTTGCTGGGGAAATTGCTCCTGCTCGTACTTTTGGGTTACTCCATCAAATTGAACATTTACAAAAAACAGGGTTAATTAAAGGTGGTAGTTTGGATAATGCACTGGTTTGTGGCCCCGAAGGGTGGGTAAATCCACCATTAAGATTTGCAAATGAGCCAGTCCGTCATAAAATCTTGGATTTAGTAGGAGATTTAAGTTTACTAGGAAATTTTCCTGTTGCTCATTTCTTAGCGTATAAAGCCAGCCACAATTTACACATTCAACTGGCTAAGAAAATTTTAGATTTGGGATTTTAG